A genomic window from Sorex araneus isolate mSorAra2 chromosome 2, mSorAra2.pri, whole genome shotgun sequence includes:
- the LOC101538852 gene encoding olfactory receptor 6C6 gives MKNQSMELDFILVGLTDDPQLQIIIFLFLFLNYTLSLMGNLIIILLTLLDPRLKTPMYFFLRNFAFLEMIFTTVCIPRFLITIVTKDKTISYNNCAAQLFFILLLGVTEFYLLAAMSYDRYVAICKPLHYPVIMNTKVCYQLVLSSWVTGFLIIFPPLAMGLKLDFCASRVIDHFMCETSPILQISCTDTRVLELMSFILAVVTLVITLVLVIISYTCIIKTVLKFPSVQQRTKAFSTCTSHMIVVSITYGSCIFMYIKPTAKERVSVSKGVALLYTSITPLLNPFIYTLRNQQVKQVFWDMLQKMYFSKKQL, from the coding sequence atgaagaaccAATCCATGGAACTAGATTTCATTCTTGTAGGATTAACAGATGACCCACAATTGCAAATTATaatattcctatttttatttcttaattatacACTGAGTCTGATGGGGAATTTGATCATTATCCTTCTCACTCTGCTGGATCCTCGCCTCAAGACACCTATGTACTTTTTTCTCCGTAATTTCGCATTCTTAGAAATGATATTTACAACAGTATGTATTCCCAGATTCTTGATAACCATTGTGACTAAAGATAAAACCATCTCATACAATAATTGTGCAGCtcagttattttttattcttttacttggAGTTACAGAGTTTTATCTCCTGGCTGCCATGTCCTATGACCGTTACGTTGCCATCTGCAAACCCTTGCATTACCCCGTCATTATGAATACCAAAGTGTGCTATCAGCTTGTACTCAGCTCTTGGGTCACTGGATTCCTCATCATTTTCCCCCCACTGGCTATGGGACTCAAACTGGATTTCTGTGCTTCCAGAGTGATTGATCACTTTATGTGTGAAACTTCTCCTATCCTGCAGATATCATGCACAGATACACGTGTTCTAGAACTGATGTCTTTCATCTTAGCTGTGGTAACACTCGTGATCACGCTGGTGTTGGTAATTATTTCCTACACTTGCATTATTAAGACTGTTCTGAAATTCCCTTCCGTCCAGCAAAGAACTAAAGCTTTTTCTACATGTACTTCCCACATGATTGTTGTCTCCATCACTTATGGTAGCTGCATCTTTATGTATATAAAACCAACTGCAAAAGAAAGAGTGTCAGTATCCAAAGGTGTAGCTTTGCTCTATACTTCAATTACTCCTTTATTAAATCCCTTCATTTATACCCTAAGGAACCAGCAGGTGAAACAAGTCTTCTGGGATATGttgcaaaaaatgtatttttctaaaaaacaactttaa
- the LOC101539113 gene encoding olfactory receptor 6C3-like, with protein MKNHTMISEFVLLGISDNPKHQVVLFAFFLITYALSITGNLIIIVLTLVDCHLQTPMYFFLRNFSLLEISFTSVSIPRFLGSIITKDKTISFNDCFAQLFFLIFMGVTEFFLLTAMSYDRYVAICKPLHYTTIMSKKVCTLLVSISWLAGFLTIFPPLMLVLQLDFCASNVIDHFCCDYFPILQLSCTDTHILERIGFYFAFVTLLFTLALIILSYICIIGTILRIPSASQRKKAFSTCSSHMIVISISYGSCIFMYVKPSANERASLTKGIAVLNTSVAPMLNPFIYTLRNQQVKQAFKTLVHKIVLSRNE; from the coding sequence atgAAAAACCACACGATGATTTCTGAGTTTGTACTCTTGGGCATATCAGACAATCCAAAGCATCAGGTTGtactttttgcattttttcttatAACTTATGCACTAAGCATCACTGGAAACCTTATCATCATCGTCCTCACCTTGGTAGACTGTCATCTACAGACACCTATGTATTTTTTCCTCCGAAATTTTTCCTTATTAGAAATTTCATTCACCAGTGTTTCTATCCCCAGATTTTTGGGGTCAATCATTACTAAAGATAAAACCATTTCTTTTAACGACTGTTTTGCTCAGTTATTTTTCCTCATCTTCATGGGTGTGACTGAATTTTTTCTTCTCACTGCCATGTCTTACgatcgctatgtggccatctgcaagcctCTTCACTACACCACCATCATGAGCAAGAAAGTCTGCACTCTGCTTGTCTCTATCTCGTGGCTAGCAGGATTTCTTACCATTTTCCCACCACTCATGCTTGTCCTCCAGTTAGATTTCTGCGCCTCTAACGTAATTGATCACTTCTGTTGTGATTATTTCCCCATTTTACAGCTCTCCTGCACAGATACGCATATTTTAGAAAGGATTggtttttactttgcttttgtgACTCTGCTGTTCACGTTGGCATTAATAATTCTGTCTTACATTTGCATCATTGGTACTATTCTGAGAATTCCATCTGCTAGCCAGAGAAAAAAGGCTTTCTCCACGTGTTCTTCTCACATGATTGTCATTTCGATTTCTTATGGAAGCTGCATATTCATGTATGTAAAGCCTTCAGCAAATGAAAGAGCATCACTGACCAAAGGAATAGCTGTTCTTAACACTTCAGTTGCTCCCATGTTGAACCCTTTTATATATACTCTGAGAAACCAGCAGGTAAAACAAGCTTTCAAAACTTTGGTTCATAAAATCGTATTGtctagaaatgaataa
- the LOC101551533 gene encoding olfactory receptor 6C1, which produces MRNHTEIADFILLGLSDDPKFQAVIFIFLLITYMLSITGNLTIITLTLLDSHLQTPMYFFLRNFSILEVSFTTVSIPKFLSTIISGDKTISFSDCFAQLFFLILLGVTEFYLLAAMSYDRYIAICKPLHYMTIMSRKVCVLLVFSSWFTSFLIIFPALLMLLKLDYCKSNIIDHFTCDYFPLLQLSCSDTNFLEKLGFACAVFTLMFTLALVILSYTYIIRTILKIPSASQRKKAFSTCSSHMIVISLSYGSCIFMYIKPSAQERVSLSKGVAILNTSVAPMLNPFIYSLRNQQVKQAFMDMAKKSIFYRQMK; this is translated from the coding sequence ATGAGAAACCATACAGAAATAGCAGATTTTATTCTTCTGGGACTGTCCGATGATCCAAAATTTCAAGCTGTCATCTTTATATTTCTTCTCATTACTTACATGCTCAGCATCACAGGGAACCTGACAATTATCACGCTCACTTTGCTGGATTCACACCTTCAGAcccccatgtatttctttctCAGAAATTTTTCCATATTAGAAGTTTCATTCACAACTGTCAGTATCCCCAAATTCCTGAGTACTATTATTTCAGGCGATAAAACCATTTCCTTCAGTGATTGCTttgctcaattattttttttaattctcttgggAGTCACTGAATTTTACCTGCTGGCCGCCATGTCCTATGACCGTTACATTGCAATCTGCAAACCACTGCACTACATGACAATCATGAGTCGCAAAGTGTGTGTACTACTTGTCTTCTCATCGTGGTTCACTTCCTTCTTAATTATATTCCCTGCGCTCTTAATGCTCTTAAAGCTGGATTACTGTAAATCTAATATTATTGATCACTTTACCTGTGATTATTTCCCCCTTCTGCAGCTTTCTTGTTCAGACACAAACTTCCTTGAGAAACTTGGGTTTGCTTGTGCTGTCTTTACTCTAATGTTCACTTTGGCATTGGTAATTCTTTCCTACACATACATCATCAGAACGATTTTAAAGATCCCTTCTGCTAGTCAGAGAAAAAAGGCATTTTCCACGTGTTCCTCCCACATGAttgtcatctctctctcttatgGCAGCTGCATTTTTATGTACATCAAGCCTTCAGCACAAGAAAGGGTATCTTTGAGCAAGGGAGTTGCCATATTAAACACCTCAGTAGCTCCTATGCTAAATCCTTTTATTTACAGTTTAAGGAATCAACAAGTTAAGCAAGCTTTTATGGATATGGCAAAAAAATCTATCTTCTACAGACAAATGAAAtga